A DNA window from Stenotrophomonas sp. 57 contains the following coding sequences:
- a CDS encoding TraX family protein, with protein sequence MQATTTGTSTFNFTLRSGARELLKWIALLAMTGDHVAKVVFGGYVPVVSELGRIAFPLFALVMACNLAQPGADLRKSMRRLALWGLIAQPLHAFAFGSWLPLNILLTFTFAAVAVHALANNRPVQLLLAAGVLPMFVDYQWAGVGSVLLAWIAFRHRAWWLLLVALAAVCWANHNGWALLAIPVVLLAARVPWQLPRWRWAFYGYYVGHLAVLALVAHLLV encoded by the coding sequence ATGCAAGCGACCACGACCGGGACGTCAACCTTCAACTTCACCCTCCGCAGCGGCGCGCGTGAGCTGCTGAAGTGGATCGCACTGCTGGCCATGACGGGTGACCACGTGGCCAAGGTGGTCTTCGGCGGCTACGTGCCGGTGGTCAGCGAACTGGGGCGCATCGCCTTCCCGCTGTTCGCGCTGGTGATGGCCTGCAATCTCGCCCAGCCCGGGGCCGACCTGCGCAAGTCGATGCGCCGGCTCGCGCTGTGGGGGCTGATCGCACAGCCATTGCACGCATTCGCGTTTGGTTCCTGGCTGCCGCTCAACATCCTGCTCACCTTTACATTTGCAGCAGTAGCCGTACATGCGCTGGCGAACAATCGGCCGGTGCAGCTGTTGCTGGCTGCCGGCGTGCTGCCTATGTTCGTGGACTATCAGTGGGCCGGGGTTGGCAGCGTGCTGCTGGCCTGGATCGCGTTCCGGCACCGGGCGTGGTGGCTGTTGCTGGTTGCGCTTGCAGCGGTGTGCTGGGCCAACCACAACGGCTGGGCACTGCTGGCCATTCCGGTAGTGCTGCTGGCGGCGCGGGTGCCGTGGCAGCTGCCGCGCTGGCGGTGGGCGTTCTACGGGTATTACGTGGGGCATCTGGCGGTGCTGGCGTTGGTTGCCCATCTGCTTGTGTAA
- the pip gene encoding prolyl aminopeptidase, translating to MRTLYPAIEPYREFTLKVSDLHTLHIEECGTPEGIPVVYLHGGPGAGISPTHRRFFDPARYRIVLIDQRGSGRSTPFGELRDNTTQDLVADIEKVREHLGIERWLVYGGSWGSTLSLAYAQAHPERATGLIVRGVFLGREIENRWFAEANGGARWIFPERWERYEAYIPEAERGDMIAAYWTRMDGPDEATRIEAAQAWLGWEDNAATLQHDVDAQSTDDPLDTLAKARIEAHYFRNSIFLEPDQLLRDIDRIRHLPCVIVQGRYDIICPPRSAWDLAKAWPEARLEMVTSGHSANEPATVDALVRATDAFADRF from the coding sequence GTGCGAACCCTATACCCCGCCATCGAGCCGTACCGCGAGTTCACCCTGAAGGTGAGCGATCTGCACACGCTGCACATCGAAGAGTGCGGCACGCCAGAGGGCATTCCGGTGGTGTACCTGCACGGCGGCCCGGGTGCTGGCATCTCGCCCACCCACCGCCGCTTCTTCGATCCGGCGCGGTACCGCATCGTGCTGATCGACCAGCGCGGCAGCGGCCGCTCCACACCGTTCGGCGAACTGCGCGACAACACCACGCAGGATCTGGTGGCCGATATCGAGAAGGTGCGTGAGCACCTGGGCATCGAGCGTTGGCTGGTCTACGGCGGCTCATGGGGTTCGACGTTGTCGCTGGCCTATGCGCAAGCGCATCCCGAACGCGCCACCGGCCTGATCGTGCGTGGCGTGTTCCTCGGCCGCGAGATCGAGAACCGCTGGTTCGCCGAGGCCAACGGCGGTGCGCGCTGGATCTTCCCGGAACGCTGGGAACGCTATGAGGCCTACATACCGGAAGCCGAGCGTGGCGACATGATCGCGGCCTACTGGACGCGCATGGATGGCCCGGATGAAGCGACCCGCATCGAAGCCGCGCAGGCTTGGCTGGGCTGGGAAGACAACGCCGCCACCCTGCAGCACGACGTGGATGCGCAATCCACCGACGACCCGCTGGACACATTGGCAAAGGCCCGCATTGAAGCGCATTACTTCCGCAACAGCATCTTCCTGGAGCCGGACCAGCTGCTGCGCGATATCGATCGCATCCGACACCTGCCCTGCGTGATCGTGCAGGGGCGCTACGACATCATCTGCCCGCCGCGCAGTGCGTGGGATCTGGCCAAGGCCTGGCCGGAAGCCCGGCTGGAGATGGTGACCTCCGGCCACAGCGCGAACGAGCCGGCCACGGTGGATGCGCTGGTGCGGGCGACGGACGCCTTTGCCGACCGTTTCTGA
- the mgtA gene encoding magnesium-translocating P-type ATPase has product MSLLNAWFNAFLRSRRAGNLFRRRAMPEAGFGPGSAEAAPFALTTGLVTLAQQGETELLATLESHADGLSPHEAEERLAALGPNEVDHEKPLPWWRHLWQCYRNPFNLLLTVLAAVSWLTEDIKATIVIGAMVLLSTLIRFVQEGRSNRAAERLKALVGNTARVLRRNPGTEAADVADQYFGAHLHSRRPARLLDLPIRELVPGDHIVLSAGDMIPADCRVLTAKDLFVAQAAMTGESLPVEKFAHPGDGLAGLLEQHNLLFMGTNVVSGTATAIVLATGNRTYFGTLAQRSTATDRAPTAFQAGVNSVSWLLIRFALVMVPFVLLINGWTKGDWTEAFLFALSVAVGLTPEMLPMIVTSTLAKGAVLLSRRKVIVKRLDAIQNFGAMEVLCTDKTGTLTQDKIALERHTDVFGHDSEDVLKFAYLNSHFQTGLINLLDRAVLEHVEIQSSLRLSQDYHKVDEIPFDFERRRMSVVVSEREDHHELICKGAVEEMLAVCSTVREDGQDMPLDEHRLARVRQTTEELNEQGLRVVAVAMKETAASQTTYSQADECSLTLVGYVAFLDPPKESAAQALQALAAHGVEVKVFTGDNELVTARVCAQVGLDADTILTGPQIERMDDGALSRALHHHRVYARLTPLHKERLVRELRAQGKVVGFLGDGINDAPALRAADIGISVDSAVDIAKEAADIILLEKNLIVLEEGVIQGRRTFNNMLKYIRMTASSNFGNVFSVLVASAFLPFLPMLPLQLLVQNLLYDISQIAIPFDNVDEELVRKPLKWNPADIGRFMVFFGPISSIFDLTCFALMWYVFDARTAADQSLFQSGWFVVGLLTQTLIVHMIRTPKVPFLQSIAAPPLLLMTGLIMAIGVALPMSPLAGYFKLQALPAGYWPFLVAILFGYAVLTTALKRFYIRRYGWQ; this is encoded by the coding sequence ATGAGCCTGCTCAACGCCTGGTTCAATGCCTTCCTGCGCAGCCGTCGCGCAGGCAACCTGTTCCGCCGCCGCGCGATGCCCGAGGCCGGCTTCGGCCCGGGCAGTGCCGAAGCGGCGCCGTTCGCACTCACCACCGGCCTGGTCACCCTCGCCCAGCAGGGCGAAACCGAGCTGCTGGCCACGCTGGAATCGCATGCCGATGGTCTCAGCCCGCATGAGGCCGAGGAGCGCCTGGCCGCGCTCGGTCCCAACGAGGTGGATCACGAAAAGCCGCTGCCGTGGTGGCGGCACCTTTGGCAGTGCTACCGCAATCCGTTCAACCTGCTGCTGACCGTGCTTGCCGCGGTGTCCTGGCTGACCGAGGACATCAAGGCGACGATCGTGATTGGTGCGATGGTGCTGCTGTCCACGCTGATCCGCTTCGTGCAGGAGGGCCGCTCCAACCGCGCTGCCGAACGCTTGAAGGCATTGGTGGGCAACACCGCGCGCGTACTGCGGCGCAATCCCGGTACCGAAGCCGCCGATGTGGCCGACCAGTACTTCGGCGCGCACCTGCACAGCCGTCGTCCGGCGCGTCTGCTGGACCTGCCGATCCGCGAGCTGGTGCCCGGCGACCATATCGTGCTGTCAGCCGGCGACATGATTCCGGCCGATTGCCGCGTGCTGACCGCCAAGGACCTGTTCGTGGCGCAGGCGGCGATGACCGGTGAGTCGCTGCCGGTGGAGAAGTTCGCGCACCCCGGCGACGGACTGGCCGGCCTGCTGGAACAGCACAACCTGCTGTTCATGGGTACCAATGTGGTGTCCGGCACGGCCACGGCCATCGTGCTGGCCACCGGCAACCGCACCTACTTCGGTACGTTGGCGCAGCGCAGCACCGCCACCGACCGCGCGCCGACCGCTTTCCAGGCGGGGGTCAACAGTGTCAGCTGGCTGCTGATCCGCTTTGCGCTGGTGATGGTGCCGTTCGTGCTGCTGATCAACGGCTGGACCAAGGGCGACTGGACCGAGGCGTTCCTGTTCGCGCTGTCGGTGGCGGTGGGCCTGACCCCGGAAATGCTGCCGATGATTGTCACCTCCACCCTGGCCAAGGGCGCGGTGCTGCTGTCGCGGCGCAAGGTGATCGTCAAGCGCCTGGACGCGATCCAGAACTTCGGCGCGATGGAAGTGCTGTGCACCGACAAGACCGGCACCCTCACCCAGGACAAGATCGCGCTGGAGCGGCATACCGATGTGTTCGGGCACGATTCGGAGGACGTACTGAAGTTTGCCTACCTCAACAGCCACTTCCAGACCGGCCTGATCAACCTGCTAGACCGCGCGGTGCTCGAGCACGTCGAGATTCAGAGCTCGCTGCGGCTTTCGCAGGACTACCACAAGGTGGACGAGATTCCGTTCGACTTCGAGCGCCGCCGCATGTCGGTGGTGGTGTCCGAGCGCGAGGATCACCATGAACTGATCTGCAAGGGTGCGGTCGAGGAGATGCTGGCGGTATGCAGCACGGTGCGCGAGGACGGCCAGGACATGCCGCTGGACGAACATCGCCTGGCCCGCGTGCGGCAGACCACCGAAGAGCTCAACGAACAGGGTCTGCGCGTGGTGGCAGTGGCGATGAAGGAGACCGCCGCCAGCCAGACCACCTATTCGCAGGCCGACGAATGTAGCCTGACCCTGGTCGGCTACGTGGCCTTCCTGGACCCGCCGAAGGAATCGGCGGCACAGGCGCTGCAGGCGCTGGCCGCGCATGGCGTGGAGGTGAAGGTGTTCACCGGTGACAACGAGCTGGTCACCGCCCGCGTCTGCGCCCAGGTCGGACTGGACGCGGACACGATCCTGACCGGGCCGCAGATCGAGCGCATGGATGACGGCGCGCTGTCGCGTGCCCTGCACCACCACCGTGTGTACGCCCGCCTGACCCCGCTGCACAAGGAGCGCCTTGTGCGCGAGCTGCGTGCGCAGGGCAAGGTGGTGGGTTTCCTCGGCGATGGCATCAACGACGCGCCGGCGCTGCGTGCGGCGGACATCGGCATCAGCGTGGACAGCGCGGTGGACATCGCCAAGGAGGCCGCCGACATCATCCTGCTGGAAAAGAACCTGATAGTGCTGGAAGAAGGTGTCATCCAGGGCCGGCGCACGTTCAACAACATGCTGAAGTACATCCGCATGACCGCCAGTTCCAACTTCGGCAATGTGTTCTCGGTGCTGGTGGCCTCGGCCTTCCTGCCGTTCCTGCCGATGCTGCCGCTGCAGCTGCTGGTGCAGAACCTGCTGTACGACATCTCGCAGATCGCCATTCCCTTCGACAACGTGGACGAGGAGCTGGTGCGCAAGCCACTGAAGTGGAACCCGGCGGACATCGGCCGCTTCATGGTGTTCTTCGGACCGATCAGCTCGATCTTCGACCTGACCTGCTTCGCGCTGATGTGGTACGTGTTCGATGCGCGCACCGCCGCCGATCAGAGTCTGTTCCAGTCCGGCTGGTTCGTGGTCGGCCTGCTGACCCAGACCCTGATCGTGCACATGATCCGTACGCCGAAAGTACCGTTCCTGCAGAGCATCGCTGCACCGCCGCTGCTGCTGATGACCGGCCTGATCATGGCCATCGGCGTGGCCCTGCCGATGAGCCCGCTGGCCGGCTACTTCAAGCTGCAGGCGCTGCCGGCCGGCTACTGGCCGTTCCTCGTGGCGATCCTGTTCGGCTATGCGGTGCTGACCACCGCGCTGAAGCGCTTCTATATCCGTCGCTACGGCTGGCAGTAA
- a CDS encoding MgtC/SapB family protein, protein MDINPNLPAFNAGATLSSLISLSVAFVLGTIIGLERQLRQRTAGLRTNTLVAVGAAVFVDLAVRFHDLYGGPPSPLHVVAYVISGVGFLGAGAIMKEGAQVSGLNTAATLWGSAAVGACAGIKLLPEAVLAAVFVLAANTLLRPVVNRIQRRPLPEAFSEATYAINVVCLREQQAEVLDQLLLLLEQAQYPVRAVDQRPFGEHDVEIEAVLYATTVDAGELDAVLATLSTTPGVLQGFWNASLEE, encoded by the coding sequence ATGGACATCAATCCAAACCTGCCAGCGTTCAATGCTGGCGCGACCCTCAGCTCGCTGATCAGCCTGTCGGTGGCCTTCGTGCTGGGTACGATCATCGGTCTGGAGCGGCAGTTGCGCCAGCGCACTGCCGGCCTGCGCACCAACACGCTGGTGGCGGTGGGCGCGGCGGTGTTCGTCGACCTCGCCGTGCGCTTCCATGACCTGTACGGTGGGCCGCCATCGCCACTGCATGTGGTGGCCTATGTTATCTCCGGCGTCGGCTTCCTGGGTGCCGGCGCGATCATGAAGGAGGGCGCGCAGGTGTCCGGCCTGAACACCGCCGCCACGCTGTGGGGGTCGGCGGCGGTGGGCGCATGCGCAGGCATCAAGCTGCTGCCGGAAGCGGTGCTGGCTGCGGTCTTCGTGCTGGCCGCCAACACCCTGCTGCGGCCAGTGGTGAACCGCATCCAGCGGCGACCGCTGCCGGAAGCGTTCAGTGAAGCGACGTATGCGATCAACGTGGTCTGCCTGCGTGAACAACAGGCCGAGGTACTGGACCAGCTGTTGCTGCTGCTGGAACAGGCACAATACCCGGTCCGCGCGGTGGACCAGCGGCCATTCGGCGAGCATGACGTGGAGATCGAAGCGGTGCTGTATGCCACCACGGTCGATGCCGGCGAGCTGGACGCAGTACTGGCGACGCTGTCGACCACGCCGGGGGTACTGCAAGGGTTCTGGAACGCCAGCCTGGAAGAGTAG
- a CDS encoding ATP-binding protein, giving the protein MPSLSPRRPLVLLALIVVMATIFLIDTVTDYAVAAACFYAAVILAASRVLGARGLITLAIACIALTGLSFFLTRFGTYRIGLVNSVIGMLVIGITTYLALNMEAAKAAVQEAQGRLLRVARASTVGELTTSIAHEVNQPLAAIASSAEACQRWLAQDPPNVDKARQTVARILADAHRAGDVIARIRGLTQGAAPERRAFDLNQAVEEMLALSRSELDRHGVTVALLLDADLPPVQADRVQVQQVIGNLILNAVDAMEAVPTADRRLSLLSRRDGSRVSLSVRDRGVGLPTDHPDRVFDAFWTTKSHGLGLGLSLSRSMIEANDGQIRAERPAGGGACFVFDLPIATDPDHA; this is encoded by the coding sequence ATGCCATCGCTGTCGCCCCGCCGCCCACTGGTGCTGCTGGCCCTGATCGTCGTGATGGCGACGATCTTCCTGATCGACACCGTCACCGATTACGCTGTCGCCGCGGCCTGTTTCTACGCGGCAGTCATTCTCGCTGCGTCGCGCGTGCTCGGCGCGCGCGGGCTGATCACGCTGGCCATCGCCTGCATCGCCCTGACCGGGCTGAGCTTCTTCCTGACCCGCTTCGGCACCTACCGCATCGGCCTGGTCAATTCGGTGATCGGCATGCTGGTGATCGGCATCACCACCTACCTTGCCCTGAACATGGAAGCGGCCAAGGCCGCTGTCCAGGAAGCACAGGGTCGCCTGCTGCGGGTGGCCCGCGCTTCCACCGTCGGCGAGCTGACCACGTCCATCGCGCATGAAGTAAACCAGCCGCTGGCGGCCATCGCCAGCAGCGCCGAAGCCTGCCAGCGCTGGCTGGCACAGGACCCACCGAACGTGGACAAGGCACGGCAGACAGTGGCCCGCATCCTGGCCGATGCGCACCGTGCGGGTGACGTGATTGCCCGCATCCGTGGCCTGACCCAGGGTGCCGCGCCCGAGCGGCGTGCCTTTGATCTGAACCAGGCGGTGGAGGAAATGCTGGCACTGTCGCGCAGCGAACTGGACCGGCACGGCGTGACCGTGGCGCTGCTGCTGGATGCCGACCTGCCACCGGTGCAGGCCGACCGCGTACAGGTGCAGCAGGTGATCGGCAACCTCATCCTCAATGCGGTGGACGCCATGGAAGCCGTGCCCACCGCCGACCGTCGCCTGTCACTGCTGAGCCGGCGTGACGGTTCGCGGGTCAGCCTAAGCGTGCGTGACCGTGGCGTCGGCCTGCCCACCGATCATCCCGACCGTGTATTCGATGCGTTCTGGACCACCAAGTCGCACGGGCTGGGTCTTGGACTCAGCCTGAGCCGTTCGATGATCGAAGCCAATGACGGCCAGATCCGCGCCGAACGCCCGGCGGGCGGTGGCGCCTGCTTTGTCTTCGACCTGCCCATTGCCACGGATCCCGACCATGCGTAA
- a CDS encoding response regulator transcription factor: MRKPTAAAAEPAPIVYVVDDDPSVRAALEDLLASMGLQVRAFASTQAFLDHDLEDAPACLVLDVRMPGQSGLEFQRSMSSLGLQLPVVFITGHGDIAMGVNAIKDGAIEFLTKPFRDQELLDAIHRGIELDRQRRREGDVLGALQQRWESLNTGEREVVDGVVRGRLNKQIAGDLGVSEITVKVRRAQVMRKMGARTLVDLVRMYDRLQAGTA, from the coding sequence ATGCGTAAGCCAACCGCCGCTGCAGCCGAGCCAGCCCCCATCGTCTACGTGGTCGACGATGATCCGTCGGTGCGCGCCGCACTGGAAGATCTACTGGCCTCGATGGGCCTGCAGGTGCGAGCGTTCGCCTCCACCCAGGCGTTCCTGGATCATGACCTGGAAGACGCACCGGCCTGCCTGGTGCTGGACGTACGCATGCCTGGCCAGAGCGGTCTGGAGTTCCAGCGCAGCATGAGCAGCCTCGGCCTGCAGCTGCCGGTGGTGTTCATCACCGGCCACGGCGACATCGCCATGGGCGTCAACGCAATCAAGGACGGGGCCATCGAGTTCCTGACCAAACCCTTCCGCGACCAGGAACTGCTTGATGCAATCCACAGGGGCATCGAGCTCGACCGCCAGCGCCGCCGCGAGGGCGACGTGCTGGGCGCGCTGCAGCAGCGCTGGGAGTCACTGAACACCGGCGAGCGCGAGGTGGTCGACGGCGTGGTTCGCGGCCGCCTCAACAAGCAGATCGCAGGCGACCTGGGGGTCAGCGAGATCACGGTGAAGGTGCGGCGCGCACAGGTAATGCGCAAGATGGGGGCGCGCACCCTCGTGGACCTGGTGCGCATGTACGACCGTCTGCAGGCGGGTACTGCGTGA
- a CDS encoding low temperature requirement protein A — translation MSTRLRLPALRHRDGHHARVTYEELFFDLVYVFAVTQLSHHLLHHLGLAGVLQTLVLWFAVWLGWQYACWVSNWFDPEAPRIRALLFVTMLLALLMSSSIPEAFGDRAWVFAGAYATMQVGRTAFVLFEVGGRHPLAPNFRRMLAWVCVSACFWLAGAAADGNARLALWAVAVACEYISPMFGFAFPGMGRSHTRDWTIEGGHLAERCQLFVIVALGEMLLATGGVLSEVEQWSGAVVSAVLATFAGTIAMWWLYFGISSRDATEAISHAQDPGRIGANFHYVHALLIAGIIATAVGNDLVMDHPGAAVTPVYAAVLVAGPLIYLLGSALYKRVVYGHAPHSHLFGAMALGALGALLPHTHLLAAGWLTSAVLLVVGLMDTQLKRRLQRA, via the coding sequence ATGAGCACTCGACTGCGCCTGCCGGCACTGCGCCATCGCGATGGCCACCATGCACGCGTGACCTACGAAGAGCTGTTCTTCGACCTGGTCTACGTGTTCGCGGTCACCCAGCTCAGCCACCACCTGCTGCACCACCTGGGCCTGGCTGGCGTGCTGCAGACGCTGGTGCTGTGGTTCGCGGTGTGGCTGGGCTGGCAGTACGCGTGCTGGGTCAGCAACTGGTTCGATCCGGAAGCACCGCGCATCCGCGCGCTGCTGTTCGTCACCATGCTGCTGGCGCTGTTGATGTCTTCGTCCATTCCCGAGGCGTTCGGCGATCGCGCGTGGGTGTTCGCCGGTGCCTATGCGACGATGCAGGTGGGGCGTACCGCCTTCGTCCTGTTCGAGGTGGGAGGCAGGCATCCACTGGCGCCCAACTTCCGCCGCATGCTGGCTTGGGTCTGCGTGTCGGCCTGTTTCTGGCTGGCCGGCGCTGCGGCCGATGGGAATGCACGGCTTGCGCTGTGGGCGGTAGCGGTGGCGTGCGAGTACATCTCGCCGATGTTCGGCTTTGCGTTCCCGGGCATGGGGCGCTCGCATACCCGCGACTGGACCATCGAAGGCGGGCATCTGGCCGAGCGCTGCCAGCTGTTCGTCATTGTCGCGCTGGGTGAGATGCTGCTGGCGACCGGCGGCGTGCTCAGCGAAGTCGAGCAGTGGAGCGGGGCGGTGGTGTCGGCGGTGCTGGCCACCTTTGCCGGCACGATCGCCATGTGGTGGCTGTACTTCGGCATCTCCAGCCGGGACGCCACCGAGGCCATCAGCCACGCCCAGGACCCGGGGCGAATAGGCGCGAACTTCCATTACGTGCACGCGTTGTTGATCGCCGGCATCATCGCCACCGCGGTGGGCAACGATCTGGTGATGGACCATCCGGGCGCGGCGGTCACGCCGGTGTATGCCGCAGTGCTGGTGGCCGGCCCGCTGATCTACCTGCTGGGAAGTGCGCTCTACAAGCGTGTGGTCTACGGGCACGCACCGCATTCGCACCTGTTCGGTGCGATGGCACTGGGTGCGCTGGGCGCGCTGTTGCCGCACACCCACCTGCTGGCCGCGGGCTGGCTGACCAGCGCGGTGCTGCTGGTCGTCGGACTGATGGACACGCAGTTGAAGCGACGCCTGCAGCGTGCCTGA
- the blaL1 gene encoding L1 family subclass B3 metallo-beta-lactamase, protein MRSSMLALTLAAVLPIAHATAADAPLPQLRAYTVDASWLQPMAPLQIADHTWQIGTQDLTALLVQTAEGAVLLDGGMPQMADHLLANMKARGVAPQDLRLILLSHAHADHAGPVAEIKRRTAAHVAANAESAVLLARGGSDDLHFGDGITYPPASADRIIMDGEVVSIGGIDFTAHFMPGHTPGSTAWTWTDTRNGKPVRIAYADSLSAPGYQLQDNPRYPRLIEDYKRSFTTVRGLPCDLLLTPHPGASHWNYAAGSKAGVDVLSCKAYADDAEKKFDVQLARETAGVR, encoded by the coding sequence ATGCGCAGCTCCATGCTCGCCCTCACGCTTGCCGCAGTGCTGCCGATCGCCCACGCGACGGCCGCTGATGCCCCCCTGCCCCAGCTGCGTGCCTACACCGTTGACGCCTCATGGCTGCAGCCGATGGCGCCGCTGCAGATTGCCGACCATACCTGGCAGATCGGCACGCAGGACCTGACCGCGCTGCTGGTGCAGACCGCCGAGGGCGCGGTGCTGCTGGATGGTGGCATGCCGCAGATGGCCGACCATCTGCTGGCCAACATGAAGGCTCGCGGAGTGGCGCCGCAGGATCTGCGGTTGATCCTGCTCAGTCATGCCCATGCCGACCACGCAGGGCCGGTGGCCGAGATCAAGCGGCGCACCGCTGCCCATGTGGCGGCCAACGCCGAGTCGGCGGTGTTGCTGGCACGCGGCGGCAGCGATGACCTGCACTTCGGCGATGGCATCACCTATCCGCCGGCCAGCGCCGACCGCATCATCATGGATGGCGAAGTGGTCTCCATCGGTGGCATCGACTTCACCGCGCACTTCATGCCGGGGCACACCCCCGGCAGCACCGCGTGGACCTGGACCGACACCCGCAACGGCAAGCCGGTGCGCATCGCCTATGCCGACAGCCTGAGCGCACCGGGTTACCAGCTGCAGGACAACCCCCGCTATCCGCGCCTGATCGAAGACTACAAGCGCAGCTTCACCACGGTGCGTGGCCTGCCCTGTGACCTGCTGCTGACCCCGCATCCGGGTGCCAGCCACTGGAACTATGCCGCTGGCAGCAAGGCCGGCGTGGATGTGTTGAGCTGCAAGGCCTACGCCGATGACGCCGAGAAGAAATTCGACGTCCAGCTGGCCAGGGAGACGGCCGGGGTACGCTGA
- a CDS encoding DUF411 domain-containing protein — MNRSFSLGVLLGTVLATAACARAAEESSATPVASEAPAAPAKVSAAEIDPALPLAIVHKTASCGCCSVWVDHLKAAGFQVDVRDTDDMNPIKVRLGVPVGKASCHTAEIGGYVVEGHIPAEDIKRLLAERPAARGLVLPGMPAGSPGMEMPDGYVQPYTVELVRADGSTEPFAQHGQEG, encoded by the coding sequence ATGAACCGTTCTTTCTCCCTGGGCGTGCTGCTGGGCACCGTTCTGGCCACTGCCGCCTGCGCGCGGGCCGCCGAAGAATCGTCGGCAACGCCGGTTGCCAGTGAGGCGCCGGCGGCGCCGGCCAAGGTCAGCGCGGCCGAGATCGATCCGGCGTTGCCGCTGGCCATCGTGCACAAGACCGCCAGCTGCGGCTGCTGCAGCGTCTGGGTCGATCACCTCAAGGCCGCCGGCTTCCAGGTGGATGTGCGCGACACCGACGACATGAACCCGATCAAGGTCCGCCTGGGTGTACCGGTCGGCAAGGCGTCCTGCCATACCGCCGAGATCGGCGGTTATGTAGTCGAGGGCCACATCCCGGCCGAGGACATCAAGCGCCTGCTGGCCGAACGACCGGCGGCGCGCGGGCTGGTGCTGCCGGGCATGCCCGCTGGTTCGCCGGGCATGGAAATGCCGGATGGCTATGTGCAGCCGTACACGGTCGAGCTGGTACGCGCCGATGGCAGTACCGAGCCGTTTGCCCAGCACGGGCAGGAAGGCTGA